The Sphingosinicellaceae bacterium genome includes the window CAACGTCACCGCGACCGTGGAATATTCGCATCAGGACGGCCTGACTTATCTCGACCGTCCCAAGACGCTACCCTACGCGACCTTCCAGCCGTCGGATGCCTGCACCGCCCTCGGCTTCGGCGCGTGTTATGTCGCCAACGCGACGGTGCCGAGCATCTTTCCCGGCGGTATTCCCGCACTCAACGCCGGCTTGGCCAACGCTGGCAGCCCGAACTATCCCAATGCCATCCACAACGCCGCCGGTCAGGTGGTGGCATTCGCCCGCGACGGCACGCTGCAGCCTGTCAACCTCGGCATCCAGAACAACGGCCTGGTGTTCGGTTCGGGCGGCGACGGCGACAATCTCGCCGGCCAGTCGCAGTTCGTTGCGCCGATCAGACGCATCCTGTTCGACACGATCGGGCATTACGACGTAACCGACCACGTCCGCGCTTACTTCGAGACGCAGTTCTCGCACCAGGATGCGACTCTCTTAGCCGCCCAGCCGGCGTACCAGTCGGCGTTCTTTGCCAGTCAGAAGGGTGCCGCACCGATCCAGTTCGACCTCAGCAATCCCTATCTGACCGACCAGGCGAGGGCGACGCTTGCCGCCGCCGGCGCAGACACCTTTTACCTCTCGCGCGCCAATCTCGACCTGGCGCCGCAAAGCTTTTCCAACAACATAACCACCTACCGCGCGGTAGCCGGCCTCAAGGGCGACTTCCAGCTGCTCACCCGCAAGGTCAACTGGGACGCATCATTCAACTATGGCCGATCGGAGGGCCATGAAACCTACTACGATATCAACGAAGCCAATTTTCTGAATGCTGTCGATGTCGTCAAGGATCCGGCGAGCGGCAACATCGTCTGCCGCGTCACGCTGACCCCGCCGGCGGTGCCGGCCGGCGGCACCCAGCCGACCTCGGTCACTGCCTGCCAGCCGCTAAATCTGTTCGGCGCCGGTGCCCCGAGCGCCGCGGCGCGGGCCTTTGTCACTGCGCAGGATCAATCGATCTCGATCTTGACCCAGCGGGACGCGCAGATTAACGTCAACACCTCACCGTTCGACGTTTGGGCCGGTCCGGTCCAGGTTGCGGGTGGTTTCGAATACCGCCGGGAGACCGGGAGCTTCCAGGTCGACGCCTTCGCTGCCGCCGGGCTCGGTCGCGCTCCACCATCGAGCAGCGTTGCAGGCCGCTACCATTCCAAGGAGGTCTACGGCGAGGTCAACATTCCGATCGTCTCCGCCGACATGGGCTGGCGCTTCATCCACTCGATGGAGCTCGACGGCTCGTTCCGCCGCATCGACAACAACCTGTCCGGCAAGGTCAACGTCTACACGCTCGGCGGCAAGATATCGCCGATCAGTGATATCGAATTCCGCGGCAACTTCACGCACTCGGTGCGCGCACCGTCGATCGGCGAGTTGTTCCTGCCGACGACAAATACCCAGTCGTTCGCGCAGGATCCGTGCGATCCCAACTACATCTCGGGCATGGCCAACCGCGCTACGAATTGCGCGGCTGTGTTTGCGGCGCTCGGCGTGCCGCTGTCGACCTTCAAGTCGCAGGTCGTCAATGCCTCGGTACTGGGGACCACCGGGGGCAACCAGGACCTGCTCAACGAACGCGCCAATGCCTGGACCGCCGGTTTCGTCGCCCGGCCAAGCTTCATCCCGCGGCTGTCGCTGGCCATCGACTGGATCCACATTGGGCTGAAGGACCCGATCACCAGCCTGACGCTGACCCAGGTGATGGACGCGTGCTACGACGCCTCGGGATTCCCCAACAGCTTCTGCAACCTGTTCCAGCGCAACGGTGCCGGCCAAGTGACCGGCTTCAGCACGCCGCTGGTCAATGCCGGCGCGCAGAACTTCGCCGGCGCGCAGGCCGACCTCAGCTATAACTTCGACGTTGGGAGCGTGCCGTTGATCTCGCATCTCGGCCTGAGAGAGGGCGGTGACTACGGTAACCTGACCTTGGACCTCAATGCCTTCTACACCCAGAAGCACAATTACGAGATCCTCGGCATCACCACGCCGACGCTGGGCAACATCGGCGATCCGAAGTTCCGGATCAATGTCTCCGGACGCTACCGCAATGGGCCGCTCATGCTCTACCTTCAGGCCCGCCACATCAGCAGCGGCCAGCAGGACGTGACCCTGAAGCCGACGTCACAACAGATCCTCGGGGTCGGCAGCTATTGGGTGTGGAACAGCGCGGTCGCCTTCGACCTGAACGAGCGGATTACCACGCAACTGGTCGTCAACAACCTGTTTAGCCAGAAGCCGCCGCCCTACGCGATTAGCCTGAATGCCGGCGCGTCGCTCGGCAGCTACGATTATTTCGGCCAGTCGTTCACCTTCTCGGTCAAAGTCAAACTCTAGGCTTGCGCGCCCACCGGATCAAACAACGGAGGTCGGCATGGCCCACAAGTCTATACTAGTCGCGCTGGCCTTGGCGATCGCAACGACCGAGTTCGGCAGTGTTGCAACGACGGCCGGTCAAACGCCGCTGCAGCCACAGGACCTGTTCGGCTTGAGCCTCGCATCGACCCCGCAGGTCCGGCCCGACTCAAGCCTCATCGCCTATGTCCGCAAGAGCAACGACGTCATGACCGACATGGCGCACAATTCGGTGTGGCTGGTCGATCCAAAGACCCGCTTCCAGTTTCAGGTCAGCAGTGGCGCCGCCGACAGCACGCAACCAAAATGGTCCGCGAATGGTGACCGGCTGGCCTATGTCCGTGCCACGAAAGGCACGGCTGCGGACATCCTCATCTACAAGCCTTCCGACCAGACGACGACGCTCGTCGCCCGGGTCGAACGATCGCCCGGCCACCTTGCGTGGTCACCCGATGGCCGCAGCATCGCCTTTATCATGACAGAGCCGCATCCGGACGACGTACTCGGTGCGCCCCTCGTCAAGCCGCCGGGTGCAAATTGGGCCGAGCCGCTGCTAGTGGTCGGCAATGTCGCCTATCGCTCTGACGGGGTCGGCGCGCTCAAGCCCGGCAACGCCCATGTCTTTGTCGTCGCCACCGCCGGTACTGCCAACACCACCGCCGGGGCACCACGTCAGCTGACGACAGGCAAGTACGACGACGATGGCCCGCTGGCCTGGACCCCCGACGGCACGGCATTGGTCTTCACCAGCAAGCGCGGAACCGACTGGCAGCGCGACCCGCTGCGCAACAGCCTCTTCCGGGTGCAGGTCGCCGATGGCGCGATGACCCGGCTGTCGACGGTCGAGGGGCCCTATGCCTCGCCGAGCTTCTCGTTCGACGGGCGTCACCTCGCCTATACGGGGTTCACCGACCGCTACCGCGGCTATGAAAATCGCCGTTTGTTCGTCGCCGATGCCGACGGCGGACACCCGCGGATGCTGGCCGGCGATCTCGACCGCAGCCTCGAAGATCCGGTCTGGTCGGCCGACGACCGCAGCATCTACGCCAAATACACCGATCGCGGCGTGACCAAGGTCGCGCGCATCGACGTCGCCTCCGGCAAGCGCGTCGAGGTCGCCACCGGGCTCGGCGGTGACGGCTTCGACCTGCCCTATAGCGGCGGCGACTTCTCGGTCGGTCACGACGGCACGCTGGCGTTCACCAGCAGCACCTCCGACCGCCCCCCCGAACTCAGCATCGTCCGCAAGGGGCGGGCAACGCAACTAACGCGGCTGAACGCGGCGCTGCTCGACCGGCGCAGTCTCGGCCGCGTCGAGGCACTCGCGGTCAAGTCGTCGTTCGACGGCGCGCCGGTCGACGCCTGGCTGGTCCTGCCCCCGGCTTTCGATCCGGCGCGTAAATACCCGATGATTCTCGAGATCCATGGCGGTCCCTACGCCAGCTACGGGCCGGGCTTTGCCACCGACGGACAACTCTACGCAGCAGCGGGCTATGTCGTCGTCTACGCCAACCCGCGCGGCTCGACCTCTTACGGCGACGCCTTCGCCAACGGTATCGAGCACAGCTACCCCGGCACCGACTACGACGACCTGATGAGCACGGTAGACGCGGTAGTGGCGAAAGGCATTGTCGATCCGGCGCGGCTGTTCGTCACCGGTGGCTCGGGTGGCGGCGTGCTGACCGCGTGGATCGTCGGCAAGACCCACCGCTTCCGTGCCGCAGTCGCGCAGAAACCAGTGATCAACTGGTCGAGCGAGGTGCTGACTTCTGACATCTATCCGTGGATGGCGAAATACTGGTTCGGCAAGATGCCCTGGGAGGACCCGCAGAAATACTGGGCGCTGTCACCGCTGTCGCTGGTCGGCAACATCACGACGCCGACGCTTGTCGTCGTCGGCGACCAGGATATCCGGACTCCGGTCCCGGAGTCGGAGCAGCTCTACGGCGCGCTGCAATTGCGCGGCGTTCCGACCGGATTGGTCAAGGTGCCGGGTGCGTTCCACGACATGGCGGCAAGGCCCAGCCACGCAGCGGCGAAAGCCAGCGCGGTGCTGGCTTGGTTCGCCCGCTACGATGTCGGTGCGGCAACTCCAACACAGGTCACCGCTCGATGATCAGGCAGCTTTTGATGTCCCTCGCGCTGCTGACCGCCGCCGTCCCCGCCCATGCCGAGGACGGCGTCCGGCGAGCGTTCGTCGTCAAGGACTTCAAGCTCGAGAACGGCACCGTGCTCCCCGAGGCCAGGGTGATGTATGCGACCTACGGCACGTTGAACAAGGCGCGCGACAATGCCGTGTTGCTGCCTTCCCACTACATGGCCGACGCGCATGGCTACGAGTGGTTGATCGGTCCCGACAAGGCGCTCGATCCGGCGAAATACTTTCTCGTGACCACCGAGTTGTTCGGCAACGGCAAGTCGTCCTCGCCGAGCAACACCCCGCCACCGTTCCACGGTCCGAACTTTCCGGTGACGACGATCCGCGACAATGTTGCCGTGGTTCACCGTCTGCTCGGCGAGACGTTTCGGATCGCCCACCTGCGCGCCGTCGTAGGCTTTTCGATGGGCGGGCAGCAGGCGTTCCAGTGGGCGGTCAGCTACCCCGACTTCGCCGACCGGATCGTTGTCACCTCGGCCACCGCCAAGACCTATCCGCACGGCGTCGTCCGGCTCGAAAGCCAGATCATCGCGCTGACCACCGACCCGGCCTTCGCCGGGGGCGACTATACCACCCAGCCCAAGCGAGGGCTGGAGGCGTTCGGTGCGGTGTGGGCGGCGTGGCTGTTTTCGCAGGAGTGGTGGCGCGATGAATTGTGGCGCGCCGGCTCCCCCCCTGGCACGACCTTCCAGAAGGTGTTCGACGGTTTCCACAAGGACTTCATTCCCGGTGCCGACGCCAACGACCTGATCCTCCAGATGCGAACATGGGAGGTGCACGATGTCGGCACGACCCCGGGCTTCGGCGGTGATGTCAAGCGTGCGCTCGCGTCGATCAAGGTGCCGCTACTGTATATGCCGTCGGAGACCGACCTATATTTCCCGGTCGGCGATGCGCGCTACGAAGCACAGTTCATCCCGCATGTGACCCTGACGCCGATCCCGTCATTGTGGGGTCATACCGCCGGTGCCGCCAGCAACCCAGCCGACGCCAAGTTTCTCAACGACACCATCGGTGCCTTCCTCAACGGGCCCCGATGAACCGGTCAACCGTGGAGACAGTCTTGCAGCCGACCCTTCCCCTCGTCGCCGCCATCGCGCTGATCGCCGCCGGCCCGGCGCCGAAGTACGATATCGTCGAGAAGTCCATTCCCGAACTCCAGGCCGATCTCGCCGCTGGCAGGACGACATCGGCGGCGCTGGTGAGGTTGTACGGGGCGCGGATCGCGGCGCTTAATCCGAAGTTACATGCGGTTATCGTCCTGAACCCGGCAGCCCCTGCCGCAGCCGCAGCCGCCGATGCGGCGCGGCGGGCTGGACGGCCCGGGGGACCGCTCGCCGGTATTCCAATCCTGCTCAAGGACAACATCGAGAGCCTCGATCCCATAGCAACCACCGCTGGCTCCCTGGCACTGGCGAAGAATATCGGCGGCCGCGACGCACCGCTGGTGGCACGCCTGCGCGCGGCAGGTGCGATCATTCTTGGCAAGACCAACCTGTCGGAATGGGCAAACATCCGTTCGTCGCACTCGATCAGTGGATGGAGCGCGGTCGGCGGCCAGGCGCGCAATCCCTACGCGTTCGACCGCAATACGTGCGGATCGAGCGCTGGATCAGGCGCAGCCGCTGCCGCCAGTTTCGCGGCGGCGACGATCGGCACCGAAACCGACGGCTCGGTCACCTGTCCGGCGGCGATCAACGGGCTGGTAGGGCTGAAGCCAACCGTCGGCCTGGTCTCGCGCACCTTCATCGTACCGATCAGCCATAGCCAGGATACTGCCGGTCCGATGACGCGGAGCGTGCGCGATGCGGCGCTGGTGCTCGATGCGATGGCGGGCAGCGATCCGGCCGACCCGGCAACGAAGGCCGCCAATTCGATGGGACATGATTTCGCTGCGGCCCTCAAGCCGGGGGCGCTCAAGGGTGTCCGCGTCGGCGTGCTGCGCTTCGCCGCCGATTTCCACCCCGAAACCGAGGTGGTATTCAAGAAGTCGCTGGCCGTCCTCCAGGCAGCGGGCGCGACGCTGGTCGACATCGCCAAGTTTCCGGGAGACGCCAAGCTCGGAGAGCTTGAGCAGGCCGTGCTGATGACCGAGCTCAAGGCCGACCTGAATGGCTATCTCGCCTCGACCAATCCCGAGCGCGTCCGGACCCGCTCGCTGGCTGACCTGATCGCCTTCGACAAGGCGCATGCGGCTCAGGAGATGCCGTTGTTCGGACAGGAGCTGTTCGAAACCGCAGAGAAAACCAAAGGTCTGGCCGACCCGGCCTATCTCAAGGCCGTGGCCGACGCCCATCGGCTTGCCGGACCTGAGGGCATCGACAAACTCCTCGCCGATAACAAAGTCAGCGTGCTGGTCGCACCGACACTCGGACCATCGTGGCTGATCGATCCGGTCCTCAAGGACAATTTTGCCGGTGGTGGTGCCGGGCAGGCACCAGCGGTGGCAGGCTATCCGCACCTGACCGTGCCGATGGGGCTGGTCGACGGCCTGCCAGTCGGGCTGTCGTTCATCGGTGCTGCGTGGAGCGACCGCACTTTGCTCGCCTACGGTTACGCCTTCGAGCAGGCAGCGCAGGCACGTCGCCCACCTCGCTATCTACCGACGGTCGAGATCAAGTCGCTGGCGGCGGCGAACGCGGGCATTCGCTGAAGTGAGCGAGCTGCACAATTGGGGACTGTCATGATCAAGATGGCTCGACACCTGCTGGCAGCGATGCTGCTGGCGACGGCTGGCGTCTCGCACGCCGAGGACATCGTCATCCATGCCGGGCACCTAATCGACGCGGTCCAGGGTGTCGATCGTCATTCATGATAACCGCATCGTCGGGGTCCAGCCGGGCTTCGTCGCCCCGCCCGGCGCGCGGGTCATCGACCTGTCGAACGCCACGGTGCTGCCCGGCCTGATCGACTGCCACGTCCATATAACCACGCAATTCGATGGCGGCGATCCGATCCGCGAGGCGGTGACGCGCTCGGCCCTCGACGCGGCGTTTCTCTCGACCCGCTACGTAAAGGCGACGCTTGACGCCGGTTTTACGACGGTGCGCGATGTCGGCTCCGACACCGACCTCGTCGTTGCCCTGAAGCGCGCGATTGCCACCGGCACGATCCCCGGCCCGAGGATGTTTGTCGCCGGCGCTGCCCTCGGGCCCACCGGTGGCCACGGCGACCCCGCCAACGGGCTCGACCCGGCGCTGTCACACCCCGGCTGGAGCGACGTGACGATCGACGGCGCCGACGCCGCACGGCGCACGGTCCGCAACTTCAAGCGGCGCGGCGTCGACCTGATCAAGATCATGCCGTCCGGCGGCGTGCTGTCGATCGGTGACGATCCCAACCTGCAACTGATGTCGGACGACGAGATCAAGGCCGTCGTCGACACTGCCCACGCGCTACACATGAAGGTCGCGGCGCACGTCCACGGCACGCAGGCGATCAATCACGCCATCATGATGGGTGTCGACTCGATCGAGCATGGCTCGTTTGCCGATGCCGAGTCGCACAAGCTGTTCAAGGCGCACGGCACTTATCTCGTGCCAACGCTACTGATCGGCGAGCGCGTCCTCGAGATCGCGCGTAGCCACCCCGAGCAACTGCCGCCGAGCGCGGCTGCCAAGGCCATCGCAGTCGTGCCGGTCATGCAGGCCAACTTCGGCAAGGCCTATCGGGCCGGGGTCAAGATCGCGTTCGGTACTGACGAGAGCCTGGTGCCGCACGGGCAAAACGCGCGAGAGTTCGAACTTATGGTCAAGGGTGGCATGACGCCGATCGACGCGATCTGGGCCGCTACGGCGAACGCTGCCGACTTGATCGGCGATGCCGAGGATATCGGCTCGGTTCAAGCCGGCCGCTACGCCGACCTCGTCGCGGTCAGCGGCGACCCGTTGAAGGACATCACGGAGCTTCAGAGGGTGATGTTCGTGATGAAGAATGGTGTGACAATTCGTTGACCGAGCCACCGCACACGCGGCGGAAGCGGCAACAGGATCGTTATCGGGCGGTACATTCTGCGATTATGGCAGCGCCTAAGTTACGGGAAACTCTCGATGAAAAAAGCGGCGGTGATATTGGCGGGCGTACTCTCGGTGGGGGCTTCGGCGCAGTTGCCGCCAGACCCCTATATCTGGCTTGAGGACGTATCCTCGCCGCGTTCTCTGGCGTGGGTAGATGCCGAAAACGCGCAGACCGTGGCCCTGTTCGAGAAGGATCGGCGCTATCCGGCACTGTTCGCCGACGCGCTCAAGATCGCAGAAGCCACCGACCGCATCCCGATGCCCGAACTGATCGGCGGCAACGTCACCAACTTCTGGCAGGACAAGACCCACGTCCGCGGCATCTGGCGAACGACGACGCTCGCCGACTACCGGAGCGCCGCGCCACACTGGAGGACCTTGCTTGACCTCGACGCGCTGTCGGCCGCCGACAAGGCCAATTACGTCTGGAAGGGCGCAAACTGCG containing:
- a CDS encoding S9 family peptidase: MAHKSILVALALAIATTEFGSVATTAGQTPLQPQDLFGLSLASTPQVRPDSSLIAYVRKSNDVMTDMAHNSVWLVDPKTRFQFQVSSGAADSTQPKWSANGDRLAYVRATKGTAADILIYKPSDQTTTLVARVERSPGHLAWSPDGRSIAFIMTEPHPDDVLGAPLVKPPGANWAEPLLVVGNVAYRSDGVGALKPGNAHVFVVATAGTANTTAGAPRQLTTGKYDDDGPLAWTPDGTALVFTSKRGTDWQRDPLRNSLFRVQVADGAMTRLSTVEGPYASPSFSFDGRHLAYTGFTDRYRGYENRRLFVADADGGHPRMLAGDLDRSLEDPVWSADDRSIYAKYTDRGVTKVARIDVASGKRVEVATGLGGDGFDLPYSGGDFSVGHDGTLAFTSSTSDRPPELSIVRKGRATQLTRLNAALLDRRSLGRVEALAVKSSFDGAPVDAWLVLPPAFDPARKYPMILEIHGGPYASYGPGFATDGQLYAAAGYVVVYANPRGSTSYGDAFANGIEHSYPGTDYDDLMSTVDAVVAKGIVDPARLFVTGGSGGGVLTAWIVGKTHRFRAAVAQKPVINWSSEVLTSDIYPWMAKYWFGKMPWEDPQKYWALSPLSLVGNITTPTLVVVGDQDIRTPVPESEQLYGALQLRGVPTGLVKVPGAFHDMAARPSHAAAKASAVLAWFARYDVGAATPTQVTAR
- a CDS encoding amidase, translating into MNRSTVETVLQPTLPLVAAIALIAAGPAPKYDIVEKSIPELQADLAAGRTTSAALVRLYGARIAALNPKLHAVIVLNPAAPAAAAAADAARRAGRPGGPLAGIPILLKDNIESLDPIATTAGSLALAKNIGGRDAPLVARLRAAGAIILGKTNLSEWANIRSSHSISGWSAVGGQARNPYAFDRNTCGSSAGSGAAAAASFAAATIGTETDGSVTCPAAINGLVGLKPTVGLVSRTFIVPISHSQDTAGPMTRSVRDAALVLDAMAGSDPADPATKAANSMGHDFAAALKPGALKGVRVGVLRFAADFHPETEVVFKKSLAVLQAAGATLVDIAKFPGDAKLGELEQAVLMTELKADLNGYLASTNPERVRTRSLADLIAFDKAHAAQEMPLFGQELFETAEKTKGLADPAYLKAVADAHRLAGPEGIDKLLADNKVSVLVAPTLGPSWLIDPVLKDNFAGGGAGQAPAVAGYPHLTVPMGLVDGLPVGLSFIGAAWSDRTLLAYGYAFEQAAQARRPPRYLPTVEIKSLAAANAGIR
- a CDS encoding alpha/beta fold hydrolase; this translates as MIRQLLMSLALLTAAVPAHAEDGVRRAFVVKDFKLENGTVLPEARVMYATYGTLNKARDNAVLLPSHYMADAHGYEWLIGPDKALDPAKYFLVTTELFGNGKSSSPSNTPPPFHGPNFPVTTIRDNVAVVHRLLGETFRIAHLRAVVGFSMGGQQAFQWAVSYPDFADRIVVTSATAKTYPHGVVRLESQIIALTTDPAFAGGDYTTQPKRGLEAFGAVWAAWLFSQEWWRDELWRAGSPPGTTFQKVFDGFHKDFIPGADANDLILQMRTWEVHDVGTTPGFGGDVKRALASIKVPLLYMPSETDLYFPVGDARYEAQFIPHVTLTPIPSLWGHTAGAASNPADAKFLNDTIGAFLNGPR
- a CDS encoding TonB-dependent receptor is translated as MIFGQPAAAQVETAAADSAPSTDSAGAKSEDIIVTGSRIPRAGFDTLQPAQSVSGQTLADRSFLNAADALNELSAFGTPGSNNTGQQSGANVGQQFVNLYGLGAQRTLVLVNGRRFVSGNAPTPPGTFGGAPAGQEVDLNTIPSGLIDHIEVLSVGGAPIYGADAIAGTVNVILKDKFEGFEVGGQYGISREGDGRSYLGRILAGGNFADGRGNVTATVEYSHQDGLTYLDRPKTLPYATFQPSDACTALGFGACYVANATVPSIFPGGIPALNAGLANAGSPNYPNAIHNAAGQVVAFARDGTLQPVNLGIQNNGLVFGSGGDGDNLAGQSQFVAPIRRILFDTIGHYDVTDHVRAYFETQFSHQDATLLAAQPAYQSAFFASQKGAAPIQFDLSNPYLTDQARATLAAAGADTFYLSRANLDLAPQSFSNNITTYRAVAGLKGDFQLLTRKVNWDASFNYGRSEGHETYYDINEANFLNAVDVVKDPASGNIVCRVTLTPPAVPAGGTQPTSVTACQPLNLFGAGAPSAAARAFVTAQDQSISILTQRDAQINVNTSPFDVWAGPVQVAGGFEYRRETGSFQVDAFAAAGLGRAPPSSSVAGRYHSKEVYGEVNIPIVSADMGWRFIHSMELDGSFRRIDNNLSGKVNVYTLGGKISPISDIEFRGNFTHSVRAPSIGELFLPTTNTQSFAQDPCDPNYISGMANRATNCAAVFAALGVPLSTFKSQVVNASVLGTTGGNQDLLNERANAWTAGFVARPSFIPRLSLAIDWIHIGLKDPITSLTLTQVMDACYDASGFPNSFCNLFQRNGAGQVTGFSTPLVNAGAQNFAGAQADLSYNFDVGSVPLISHLGLREGGDYGNLTLDLNAFYTQKHNYEILGITTPTLGNIGDPKFRINVSGRYRNGPLMLYLQARHISSGQQDVTLKPTSQQILGVGSYWVWNSAVAFDLNERITTQLVVNNLFSQKPPPYAISLNAGASLGSYDYFGQSFTFSVKVKL